From the Fusarium oxysporum f. sp. lycopersici 4287 supercont2.65 genomic scaffold, whole genome shotgun sequence genome, one window contains:
- a CDS encoding uncharacterized protein (At least one base has a quality score < 10) — protein sequence MPGIHDAHVHCDREASMKKGPNNNRQTERNSIKELHRTLQYNPDTDLYKFQNVRYGQSPTGDLRFRAPQSPIESGKVVQTGTGTRICPQGQPQWQAKTLMAIGKYSNLKAPFTLEGWVEAIENGMVPPGYINANATEDCLLLDVHIPKKVLKAAGTKNKENPRRRRRLRLQRRLWPTLFEPSGILAQAQSAFNQDFVFVTLNCRLGAFGWLNSAKVLADGDANAALLDQRFVLQWDQDNIHLFGGSKDHVTIMGEPGGRSPVLRHLIAAGTKCKSTKKLFQQAISQSPADIPVATSDPDELYDRFLSILKADNLDAAKSISSAAIITANIT from the exons ATGCCTGGAATCCACGACGCCCACGTTCACTGCGACAGAGAAGCTTCAATGAAGAAAGGTCCAAACAACAA TCGGCAAACCGAGAGGAATTCTATTAAGGAACTCCACCGCACCCTTCAGTACAACCCCGACACCGACCTCTATAAATTCCAAAACGTCCGCTATGGCCAGTCCCCCACCGGCGACCTCCGCTTCCGCGCCCCTCAATCCCCTATTGAGAGCGGCAAGGTCGTCCAGACCGGCACCGGGACGCGTATATGCCCACAAGGTCAGCCCCAATGGCAGGCCAAGACGCTGATGGCCATCGGTAAGTACTCAAACCTGAAAGCGCCCTTTACCTTGGAGGGCTGGGTCGAGGCAATCGAGAACGGGATGGTGCCGCCGGGGTATATTAATGCAAATGCGACCGAGGATTGTTTATTGCTGGATGTGCATATTCCCAAGAAGGTGCTAAAGGCAGCGGGGACGAAGAATAAGGAGA ATCcacggcggcggcggcgtCTTCGGCTCCAAAGACGGCTCTGGCCCACCCTCTTCGAACCCTCGGGCATCCTGGCCCAGGCCCAATCTGCCTTTAACCAGgacttcgtcttcgtcaCCCTCAACTGCCGTCTCGGTGCCTTTGGCTGGCTCAACAGTGCCAAGGTGCTTGCGGACGGCGACGCCAACGCGGCCCTCCTTGACCAGCGCTTCGTCCTCCAGTGGGACCAGGATAATATTCACCTGTTCGGCGGTTCCAAGGACCACGTGACGATTATGGGAGAGCCTGGCGGTAGGAGTCCGGTTCTTCGTCACTTGATCGCTGCTGGTACCAAGTGCAAGTCGACGAAGAAGTTGTTCCAGCAGGCTATTTCGCAGAGTCCAGCTGATATACCCGTGGCGACAAGCGACCCAGATGAGCTCTACGACAGGTTCCTCTCCATCCTTAAAGCTGATAATTTAGATGCCGCTAAATCTATATCCTCAGCTGCCATTATTACTGCTAATATCACCTAG